The following are encoded in a window of Cydia splendana chromosome 6, ilCydSple1.2, whole genome shotgun sequence genomic DNA:
- the LOC134791477 gene encoding cytoglobin-like isoform X2: protein MGSWLSHLWWGGDPDAVNSLSRLTRREVYAVQRSWAPVSANSVANGTELLKRLFRAYPETREYFKMVRKLPEPEYESNMQFRAHVINLMNSIDLAVGHMNQPDMVAAMMEKIGESHKKRKISDRHFLELKDVLIKMFIEILKLDEMTLGAWSKTVDFWYKHIFASLN, encoded by the exons ATGGGCAGTTGGTTGAGCCACCTGTGGTGGGGCGGGGATCCAGACGCAGTGAACTCGCTCTCAAGGCTGACGCGGCGTGAGGTATACGCCGTGCAACGCTCTTGGGCGCCCGTCTCCGCAAACTCAGTTGCAAATGGAACAGAACTTCTCAAAAG GCTATTCCGCGCCTATCCTGAAACGCGTgagtatttcaaaatggtcagaAAGCTGCCAGAACCCGAATACGAGTCCAACATGCAATTCAGAGCGCACGTTATCAACTTGATGAACTCTATCGATCTGGCGGTGGGACACATGAACCAGCCAGATATGGTCGCAGCTATGATGGAAAAAATAGGAGAATCTCACAAGAAGAGGAAGATCAGTGACCGACACTTTTTA GAACTGAAAGACGTgctaataaaaatgtttattgaaaTACTTAAATTGGATGAAATGACATTAGGCGCCTGGTCCAAAACCGTAGATTTTTGGTACAAACACATATTTGCAAGCCTAAATTGA